The DNA window gagaacaaacccccgaggtcccagctattcgacctcatacaccttgcacagaagtggttacagcccgaggtgtgcaggccagaggagattttggagaccctggtcatagaccattacatgcgggggtctgccaccagatctctgcaaatgggtaggccagaacgatccgtccacgtacgacgagatgataacactggtagaaagacggatgacagccaggggactgacccgactacccaaggaaggctcctttcgaagcaagcacctgacccaaaccctggaaggttgggcagccaaacccctggggagtcctaggccgaaaaccagcggggaccccagaaggaagggattggcctgagtggggggaaccccgggactaaaccccctaaaccccgggataggggagtgattaaaagcaattatagatgttatgcatgtggggagtggggacacatagcagcacagtgtcccagcaccgaggagcccatgcaatgtaacttggggggattgggaggtcccatgctcccttatccacctcgtgggggtcacattagccccgcataattacaccaggccagtgaggataaatggagcagagactacagcgcttgtgaaCTCTGGGAGTTCTATCatcctcatatcgggtaagctggtaaaaaatagtcagctgctacaagccaaacacgtagtagtgacgtgcgtgcatggggccgtgagccattaccccaccatccgaatggagatagaggttcagggaaaccccattgaggtgaccgtgggcgtagttcctaaactcccatatcctgtagtcattgggaggaactatccagggtttgataatttactccctttggagaggctggagggaggtggggaccctgaggacagcgactcatcaccgggggaatgtcaacccccgatgttcgctgagatttctcaggatctgttctcagcctccaaaaagacccggaagacaaaaaaggagaggaaggccgcgaaggccttgggaacccggatcctgacccagggccagaagacctccctagtaggcagatggacgtgagcagccaacagagaaacttccaccacagaaggtgagccaggaGCTGCCCCCAGCCGTGAtggcggcgagccgttggaagaagcagaagccggcccctgggagcttgggcaggttagtcccgggagagagattTTTGGGCGGGActaggcggaggaccccagatacgATAACGcaaggaaagaggtggccgagatcgatgggatacctgtggatgggaaggtccggggtcccagaccttactttatagtgaagaaagatctcctgtaccatgtggtgcaaatgcaggagcaagagatacaacaacttctgatgccacaaaaacatcaaaaagccatattgagtctcgcccacagtcaccttgttggaggacacctaggggtagagaaaacccaggcacggatcctgcggaggttcttctggccaggagtacatgaaaatgtccagcgatactgcacctcttgtccggagtgtcagttatatagccctcacccgcacttgcgggctcctttggtacctcttccaataatagaggttccttttgaacgaatagccatggatctggtagggcccctggagaagacagctcggggccacccacatgtgcttgttgtactggactatgcaacccagtacccggaACCTGTTCCCTTGCGCagcacagcttccaagacaatagctaaggagctagtacagatctttgcccgggttgggctatccaaggagatattgactgatcaagggacacctttcatgtccaagttgataaAAGAagtcattgctccatgtacaagccctacggacctctgtataccatccGCAAACAGAttgccttgtggaaaggttcaataggtccctcaaggccatgatcaggaaagtggtgagccgggatgggaaagattgggataccctattgccttacctcatgttcaccatccgggaggttccacaagcctccacgggtttctctccatttgaactactatatgggcgccaccctcagagcgtattggatatagccagagaagcctagGAAGAGGatccaaatcccggaaggaacatagttgaacatgtactgcagatgagagatcggatagcccgagttatgcccatagtacaggaacacttggagagagcacaggagacccaacaaacctattataaccaccaagcgaagcttcgacagttccaaccaggggatcgggtgatgatactgctgcccacagcagaaagtaaactgttggctcAGTGGCAGGGACtctacgaaataatcaaagccatgggagaggtgaactataaggtgcagcagccaggccgctggaaatcggagcaaatttatcacatcaatcttctaaaaccttggcacgatcgagagacatgcttagtcatgcaggagacccttccccaagaGGATAACTTAcgcgagcaagtgaggatatcatccgacttgacaccgatccaaaagatcgaggcagccgacatgattaattgcaacagagatgtgttctctacaaaaccagggcggatgacgagacctatcaccatatcccgcacgatccccagagccaaggtaacattgagaccctaccgaatcccagcacccaaaagagaggaaatcaaggccaaagtaaagaaaatgttagaattaggggttattgaagaatcttagtCAGTGGTCCAggccaattgttctagtgcctaaacctgatggtaccatgagattctgtaatgactttcgccgactgaatgaaatatcccagtttgatgcataccccataccacgcatcgacgaactggttgaccaactgggtagtgcccgattcttgactacactggatctgacaaaagggtactggcagattcttctgaccaaagaagctaaagaaaagacagcattctccaccccggatgggctattccagtataCCAtccctcccttttgggctacatggggccccagccacattccagcacctcatggataagctgctgcgcccccatactagttatgcagctgcatacctagatgatgtgatcatccatacgccagactgggaaacccacttggagaaagttgaggcagtactgcgcacctgaAGGCGGGCTGgtctcactgctaatcccgctaaatgcgccatagagctagcagaggctaggtacctgggatatattatgggaaggggcatagtgaagccccaaacgaataagctagaggcaattcaaaactggccccggctgaccctaaagaagcaggtccgtgcgttcctaggcatggtaggctactaccgatggtttattccccacttcgccactagggcaagtcccctaacggacctggtgaaggcccgaggtccagtcttggtaaagtggactgatgcagcagagggggcatttacagaccttcggatggccctctgtaatgactccatactcatagccctggactttaacagggaatttgttttacaaacagacgcttccgatgtggggttgggagaagttctgttgcaaatggtgggagaagaggaacacccgatcctctacctaagcagaaagcttctcccaagaaaacagaaatatgcagtagtcgagagagaatgccttgctgtcaaatgggctatggagacactgcgttattacctcttaggccggcgatttactcttgtgacagaccatgcacccctgcagtggatgcagcggaataaggaaaagaatgcaagggtcaccaggtggttcttatccctccaaccattccagttcctcatatggcacagggctggaggccaccatggcaacgctgatggtctgtcacgagcatactgcctggcgtcccaagttgcccaactctgtGGTATTAAGCcgaggggggatatgtgacagggcaaggccagatggctatggaagagtagtgggagatagatatattaaacaaatccctggtaccaggataagtgaaatggcagctgctccaggtcagttaagacacctagggccaattaagaactttccagaaggcagggagaaggctaggttgattgggacacctgaagccaatcaggggctggctgaaactagttaaaagcctcccagttagtcaggtgagtGGGCGTGTCAGGAGCTGTGGTAAGAAGTTGCGCggctggagaggctgagtagtacaccccatatcaggcacaaggaaagagacactgaggtaagggtgaagtggagcttgaggaaatgagggctgctgtatgggaagtagcccagggaattgcacgtgtcatgtttctaaaaggtcagctaccatagctgatactattagggtctctgggctggagcctggagtagagggtgggcccgggctctcccccccccacctttgtcccctgattaatcactgagactgggagagaacagagactgtgcaaggaaggataacttctcctcacctccctcgctggcttatgatgaaaatggctcagtagactgtgacccttgtctctagagaaagaagggttacgtggagggtcacagtctacagaaatccgccaggaaacgcgggacccacggaggcaaggctagagctttgtcacagtagctTTGGCCAATTTTCAAAAGCCAGGGCAGGTGCCAGTAGCGATTTGGGGCCCCATCCGAGGGGCTCCGGTAGGATTTGGGGTGACCAAGGGATTTTTAAAGGTCGGTTTTGGACATGTCTTATACCCAGTGCtctgtgggattttcagaagggccCATGCAAAATCCTTGGGTGCTCAGGGCTAAGCAAAAACAACCACTAGGTGCATATTGGCATATGTCAATCGGCAGACTGCACATGCTAATGAGGCCTGGACATCCACTGGGCAGCTGTGTTAAGGAGGGCTGTTTTCAGACACCGCTGGAGAGTGGCCTGAACGATAGGGTTTGGAGCAGGTGCAGGCGATGTGGGAAATGACACCAAGAACAAGGGCAGCAAGAGAAACCAACTGTGTGGGCCCAGAACCTAACACCATACATTAAACAAAGACACCCTCCTTCCTCTACCAAGGAAGCATTGGTGGGAAAGGGCGGGAGAACCTCTCTACCAATTCAGAGCAGAGGCTGTGCGCTCAGACTGTAACTCTCATAGGAGCCATGGCATGAGCCTGAATATTTAGTCACTCCAGGCCTGACCCCCATCTCATGCAGCCATGGTGTCTAGGGAACAACATGTTTTCTAACAGGTTGCAGAGTGTCACCTTGATTCCTTCAGAGGGAGGGACGGTGCTGCTGTCACctacttctcctcctcctttgtccTTCTCTAACTCTCCCTCCAAAAGCAATGCACAGATTGAGGTCCTATTAGATTGTACTACCGtgaaagtaaaaacaaattaaaacagtGGCAAGGACCCAGCCTATGCTTTTTGTCCTCCGCTGGATTTTCAGGTATTTAGACTCCAtggaagtggagagagagagcagccccAGGGGAGCTTCTGAGCACCTCCTACAGGTGACACAGGAAATCTGCATTGCAATTCAACATTCCACAGCGCTAGTGCTAGAGTGGGACCTGCATTATCTCATAGACCACGGAGAGGTTTTCTGCTGCCACCACCGCATACGGCCTGTCGTTGGCGTGGATCTCCTGGTGCCTGTTGAGGCTTGATTTGCGGGTGAAGTTCTTCCCACATTTGGTGCAGACGTGGGGCCTTTCACCGGCATGGATCAGCTGGTGCCTCTTCAGGTGCCCGATGGCTCTGTAGCTTTCTCCACACTCGGTGCATATGTACGGCCCCTCCTGCGTGTGGATCAGCTGGTGCCTCATGAGGTTGGCCTTCTGGCTGAAGCTCTTGCTGCACTGAGGACAAGTGTAGGGCTCCTCCcttgtgtggattctctggtgcgTGATGAGGGTGATCTTCTGCCGGAACCCCTTCCCGCACTCGCTGCATGTGAAGGGGCGCTCCCCCGTGTGGGTCCGGCGGTGTGTGATGAGCTGTGACTTGTCgatgaagctcttcccacagtcaGCGCATTTAAACGGCCGctcccctgtgtggatcctctggtgAATGATGATGTTGGACTTCTGGGTGAAGCACTTGCCGCACTCGGCACACTTGTACGGCCGctcccctgtgtggatcctctcATGCTGGGCAAGCTGGGACCTCATGAAGAAGCtcttctggcactggccacacTTGAATGGCCGCTCATCCCGGTGGGTGCGCTGATGCTTGGTGAGGTTGCCTTTCTTGCTGAACTTcttcccgcactcagagcacaTGTGAGTCCACTTTCTCCTCAGGCCTTCCCTTGGGGCGGAGAGTGCTCCCTGGTGGCTTTCCTCGACTTGCAGGCTGGGGGATGGTTCCGCTTCTGTGGTGCTTATCTTGTGTCTTATGAGATCTCCTGTCAGATTTCTCTTGCACCTGTTGGGTTCCTGTGAGCCTTGTCTACTGAGAGTTCTCTGATGGGCTGTGAGATCTCCTGTTACTGTTGTATTTCCCTCACATCCATTGGGTTCCTCAGGGCCCTGTCTCCTGTGAGGTTGCTGATGGGCTGCGAGATCTCCTGTTGCTGCTGTATTTCCCTCACACCCATTGGGTTCCTCTGGGCCCTGTCTCCTGTGAGGTCTCTGATGGGCTGTGAGATCTCCTTTTGCTGCTGAATTTCCCTCACACCCATTGGGTTCCTCTGGGCCCTGTCTCCTGTGAGGTCTCCGATGGGCTGTGAGATGCCCCTTCTTAACTAAGCGTTTCCCACATTTGGCATACTTATGTGCTCTCTCTCCCGGCTGCATGGTACCCACGTGGCTCCTCATGGTGCTGAAGCTTTTCTCATCTCCATCACGCTTGCCATGCTGGGCTCTCCAGGGGGCTGTCAGATCTACCATCTGATCAATGCTTTCCCCATGTTTGCTGCATGGCCCCAATCTCTCTGGTGCGTCTAATTTAAGGATTTCCATTGTAatgctgctctgctcccaggctgCCCTGATGAACCAGGCTGCTGGGCTGTTATGGAAGCTTTGTTCGCAGGGAATGGGTATGTCACATCTGTTTCCAGCTGgattttgctttttctttgctttatccTGACTCATGAAGATTTCTACCTCGCATCGGTGTGCTCCCACTTCTCCTTCCTCATTTCGTTTCCTGAGGGGGCTCCCGTTTTTAGTCCACTCCTCTGGACGCTTCTCCTTATTTGAAACCGTTGGGCTTTCATCTGCTGGATGAACAGTAAAATACAATTAGCCATTAGTTCAGAGGCTGATGACAGAAGTAAATCCATAGTCAGGGCTGTTAATTTTGGAGAAAATCTTGGAATGATCACAGCTAAGTTGAagcccaggagctggaggcaTTGTTATGTAAAGCTTAGAGCAGGGGACTAAGTCTCAGAACTTCTGGTCCTGAGGGGGCCATCTTGGCCAATGACTTGTTTGTGACCATGGCAATTAATCTATACTCCTGCTACCTCTGCTCCCCACCTGTGACCTAGCCAACacagacagagggtgggagaaaggtgATATCACCACCCGTATGTGGCAGACAgagaacggaggcacagagagattgaaggatgaaatcctggtcctactgAGGTTAATGGAGCTTGGCTTCAGAGGAGTCACAAGTCACACAGCTAGtgtgtggcagaactgggagctGAGGCTGGAACTCCAGCCCATTACTGTAACGACAGGTCCAAAGTCCTCTGCCACGACATCAGTGTTTACTAGTGAAGAAAAAGTCCCTGATTCTGATTCACTTCCACCAGcagaaatcaggagtaactccaaaGAAGGTCCTGGAGTTACACTGACGCAAAATTGATTTGAGTCCAGAATCAGCCACAGAGAGAGCAGCTTCTATTGCCTTTGGCCTAGCCACCAGCCTTCCCCTTTCTCTACTTCCCATTCAAACAAGGGTATTACCCATCATTATTACAATAACGCTttgtcttttatttcattttcaggtGTTGGTGCTGCTTGTTTTCACTGCCTGTTTTCATTCCTTGCTGTTCCTGCTCTGACTTGCTGATCTGATGAGAGCAGGACGAGAGGCTGTAACAGACTCTGCCACATCCggtttctttcctctctctagcAGAAACCCTTGTACACATGGAAGTGTGCGACCACTTACTCATGCCAAAAAGCAACTGTGCAATCTTCCTTGTTCACCCATTTTAAATCGCATCCTTTGGAAATGGTTAAAGCCAAACTCACATCAaggatgaatttagcccattgACTTTTAGGGTCTCTTTATATGACAGAAAGAAATGGCCACTAGCTCATCTGTGTTTCAATGGAGTGGAAATAGGGTTGACTAACTATttgaagggaaaaagaaaaggagtatttgtggcaccttagagactaacaaattgatttgagcataagcttttgtgagctacagctcacttcatcagatgcatgcagtggaaaatacagtgggtgagctattaccagcaggagagtggggggcgggggaaaccttttgtagtgataatcaaggtgggccatttccagcagttgacaagaatgtgtgaggaacagtttggggtggggtggaggaataaacatggggaaaacaTGTCTGacgaggctcattcacctgcacatctatcaatgtgatatatgccatcatgcgccagcaatgaccctctgccatataccttggccaaactggacagtctctacataaaagaataaatggacagaaatgagatgtcaagaattataacattcaaaaaccagtcggagaacacttcaatctctttggtcactcgattacaaacctaaaagtggcaattcttcaacaaaaaaacttcaaaaacggactccaatgagagactgctgaattggaattaatttgcaaactggatacaattaatttaggcttgaataaagactgggagtggatgtgtcattacacaaagtaaaaataattccccatgtttcacacgttcttgtcaactgctggaaatggcccacctttattatcactacaaaaggttccccccccacacccgtgctctcctgcaggtaatagttcaccttacctgatcactctcgttacagtgtgtatggtaacacccattgtttcatgttctctatgtatataaatctccctgatgtactttccactgcatgcatccgacgaagtgagctgtagctcacgaaagcttatgctcaaataaatttgttagtctctaaggtgccacaagtactccttttctttttgcggatacagactaacacggctgctactctgaaacctatttgaaGGGAAAGTACTTTAAATTAGGCTTGATCTGCGTATGGACTAAAGCACTGTTCCCTAACACTGTGACAGAACCAAGAAATGCATATGTTAGAACACAGTGCTGTGAAATGCAGTGCAGTGCATATGGGCACTTAAATAGGATTGCACATGGCCAACCCCTAAGGTGTGGTGAGGCCACTTTGCACTGCACCTCTGATGCATTCTGTAGCCAGACAAGGGAGGATGGCCCCAATACATCCAGGCCAGTATGGAGGCATGGCCAGAGGAAAGACGGAGTGGCCTGGGTGCCCTGTTCCTTGCTGATTCCTGGCTGCATCTGGCCTCTAGGAACCAGTGGCAGCTGCTATAACATAGATTTGCACTGTGCTGGATGCTTGCTGTGtcctttgctctttacacaacaacaGTATGAAGACATCACAAGGGCCAATATAACTATTTTTACTAAATATGCCAGGCATGGCTACATACACATTGCTGTTTCTGGCAGCTTCTAATACCAAGAACACAGTCAGCGCCACTGGAGGGTTCACACACAGCTTAAAAGGATACTGCTCTGCTTTTACATGCGACAGCAGTCCTTGGCCATAGTGAAGTTTCTGGGTGAAGAgttaggacccagtcctgcaaatacacATGGCTGGTCTTAATTTTATTCCCATGAGTAGCCCCAGTGATTTCAGGATCCAGGCCTGAAGGGACAACTTGATGACAGCTGCAGAAGAGAGCTGATGATAACGACAATCGGTAATAATTAATGCAGAATGAGGACGACTTACAGCACAACAACGTATTGTGATGCCGGCATAAAAATGGATTCTTGCTTTAAAATCCAAATACCTGCAAACACTTTGCGTCACTGACATTTTCACAGATATAACCAATGTTCATAGTCTATATGGCCCTCATTCAGCAAAGCATATGCTAAACTTTAAAGGCTGATTTACctggggaaattgaccagcagAATTATATCTAAGTCAGCATAACTCCTTTTGTGAACACTCCTATTATGGAATAAAAATCCATGACATTAAGCTGGTATAATATACATAATTATACAGCTATACTTCTTCTGGTCAATTTCCCATGTAGATAAACCCTAAGCATATGagcagctctattgaagtcaatgcgtAATGtttagcatatgcttaagtgcttttctggatcagAGACCTTATGAATTATCCAACAAATATTCATCATTAACAATAACA is part of the Dermochelys coriacea isolate rDerCor1 chromosome 2, rDerCor1.pri.v4, whole genome shotgun sequence genome and encodes:
- the LOC119850695 gene encoding zinc finger protein 585A-like, whose protein sequence is MSQDKAKKKQNPAGNRCDIPIPCEQSFHNSPAAWFIRAAWEQSSITMEILKLDAPERLGPCSKHGESIDQMVDLTAPWRAQHGKRDGDEKSFSTMRSHVGTMQPGERAHKYAKCGKRLVKKGHLTAHRRPHRRQGPEEPNGCEGNTTVTGDLTAHQRTLSRQGSQEPNRCKRNLTGDLIRHKISTTEAEPSPSLQVEESHQGALSAPREGLRRKWTHMCSECGKKFSKKGNLTKHQRTHRDERPFKCGQCQKSFFMRSQLAQHERIHTGERPYKCAECGKCFTQKSNIIIHQRIHTGERPFKCADCGKSFIDKSQLITHRRTHTGERPFTCSECGKGFRQKITLITHQRIHTREEPYTCPQCSKSFSQKANLMRHQLIHTQEGPYICTECGESYRAIGHLKRHQLIHAGERPHVCTKCGKNFTRKSSLNRHQEIHANDRPYAVVAAENLSVVYEIMQVPL